A window from Mya arenaria isolate MELC-2E11 chromosome 9, ASM2691426v1 encodes these proteins:
- the LOC128245576 gene encoding uncharacterized protein LOC128245576 — translation MERFKMSLIHTSKKIIAVGLLLTSLTFVIMFEYIDRVHVIRLHVYMPPSRPFRPADNILAVIRTLTVTPEHLRTISSNPDLIDKINASSGVHYPVTFKRPYLIENTKLCSSVPNLAVLIIVHTAPNHFELRNAMRRTWANDTHYESLGKVRKLFLLGTVNNQTLQTELEKEFKQNQDLLQGDFVGADSNLTHKGVMGYLWVSERCQNAKYILKVDDDIVVDMYRLFTKVIPNFKNKTKQILCSYITPGTMLITREKKNKWYVNENHFQGQQFYPEYCSGLLVLFTNDVIPAIFKSASVSPFFWVDDVNLYGFVSNHLLRNNINGLEEKDHLLDGQKALKCYRNETMNRQHKCNYLVTGSRKIQVLVDIWSEMTKQYENEKVEKIEEAVTSTITSKTMIRPAGDLAAIGTFTVDTEDLRAISPNPDLIAKINASSDVKYPVTFKGSYLIENPELCSSVPNLAVLIIVHTAPNNFELRNAMRRTWANDTHYESLGKVRKLFLLGTVNNQTVQTELKKEFNEHKDLLQGDFVDAYRNLTHKGVMGYRWVSERCRNPKFILKVDDDIVVNMYRLFTKVIPKIRNKTKQILCHYILPGTMRILREKKSKWYVNENHFKGQKFYPEYCSGFLVLFSNDAIPAMFKAASVTPFFWVDDVYLYGLVPSHVPGFTYTSLEQEAHVLNGDKALKCYRNETMNRLHKCNYLVTGSRTMQVSVDIWSEMTKQYEKVKENEKAVSSTINHETIIRPADKLLAVKGNRTVAPEDLTAISPNPDLIAKINASSDVQYPVTFKGFYLIENPELCSSVPDLTVLIIVHTAPIHFERRNVMRKTWTNDTHYKSLGNVRTLFLLGTVNDKTVQTELENEFKKHQDILQGDFVDAFKNLTHKGVMGYRWVSEWCRNAKYILKVDDNIVVHMFRLFTKVIPKYTNKTKQILCNHILPGTMLIIREKKSQWYVNENHFKGQKFYPEYCSGFLVLFSNDVIPAIFKAASVTPFFWVDNVYLYGLAPSHVPGITYNGLDKKDHMLDGDKALKCYRNKTLNNQHNCNFLVTGSQTVQVSVEIWSEMTKQYKQEKVEHFEVDLPSTIKYKTTKDSE, via the coding sequence ATGGAGCGATTTAAAATGTCGTTGATTCACACATCAAAGAAAATCATTGCCGTCGGCTTGCTCTTGACCAGTTTAACATTTGTGATAATGTTTGAATACATTGACCGGGTTCATGTAATACGTTTACACGTATATATGCCGCCTAGCCGACCATTTCGACCCGCCGACAACATTTTGGCAGTCATAAGAACCTTAACAGTAACACCGGAACACCTAAGGACCATATCATCAAATCCGGACCTGATCGACAAAATCAACGCATCATCAGGTGTCCATTATCCAGTGACTTTTAAAAGACCCTATCtgattgaaaatacaaaattatgttcatCTGTGCCTAATTTGGCTGTGTTAATCATTGTTCATACCGCTCCAAAccattttgaattaagaaatgcAATGAGAAGAACTTGGGCTAATGATACGCATTATGAATCTCTAGGAAAGGTAAGAAAATTGTTCCTTCTTGGTACAGTCAATAACCAAACGCTTCAGACAGAATTGGAAAAggaatttaaacaaaaccaaGACCTCTTACAAGGAGATTTCGTCGGTGCTGACAGTAATCTTACACATAAAGGTGTTATGGGGTACCTTTGGGTTTCTGAGCGGTGCCAGAATGCTAAATACATCCTGAAAGTTGACGATGATATCGTTGTTGATATGTACAGACTATTTACTAAAGTTATaccaaactttaaaaacaaaacaaaacaaatccttTGCAGTTATATAACACCAGGAACTATGCTTATTACTCgggaaaagaaaaacaagtgGTATGTAAATGAAAACCATTTTCAAGGACAACAATTTTATCCTGAATATTGCAGCGGATTACTGGTCCTCTTTACTAATGACGTCATACCAGCAATATTTAAATCTGCATCGGTGTCGCCATTTTTCTGGGTGGATGACGTAAATTTGTACGGCTTTGTGTCAAACCATCTTCTAAGAAATAATATCAACGGCTTAGAGGAAAAGGACCACCTGCTGGACGGACAGAAGGCCTTAAAGTGTTATAGAAACGAAACAATGAATCGGCAGCATAAATGTAATTATCTTGTTACCGGGTCCCGAAAAATACAAGTTTTAGTAGACATATGGTCGGAAATGACTAAACAGTACGAAAatgaaaaagtagaaaaaattGAAGAAGCCGTGACATCAACAATTACTTCCAAAACGATGATTCGGCCAGCGGGAGACTTGGCAGCCATAGGGACTTTTACAGTAGACACTGAAGACCTAAGGGCCATATCACCAAATCCGGACCTAATCGCCAAAATCAACGCCTCATCGGATGTCAAATATCCAGTGACATTTAAAGGATCATATCTGATTGAGAATCCAGAATTATGTTCATCTGTGCCTAATTTGGCTGTGTTAATCATTGTTCATACCGCTCcaaacaattttgaattaagaaatgcAATGAGAAGAACTTGGGCTAATGATACGCATTATGAATCTCTAGGAAAAGTTAGAAAATTGTTCCTTCTTGGTACAGTCAATAACCAAACGGTTCAGACAGAGTTGAAAAAGGAATTTAACGAACACAAAGACCTCTTACAAGGAGATTTTGTCGATGCTTACAGGAATCTTACCCATAAAGGTGTGATGGGGTACCGTTGGGTTTCCGAGCGGTGCCGGAACCCTAAATTCATCCTTAAAGTTGACGATGATATCGTTGTTAATATGTACAGATTATTTACTAAAGTTATACCAAaaattagaaacaaaacaaaacaaattctctGCCATTATATACTTCCAGGAACAATGCGTATTTTACGGGAAAAGAAGAGCAAGTGGTATGTAAATGAAAACCATTTTAAGGGACAGAAATTTTATCCTGAATATTGCAGCGGGTTTCTGGTCCTCTTCTCTAATGACGCCATACCGGCAATGTTCAAAGCCGCATCGGTAACACCATTTTTCTGGGTAGATGACGTGTATCTGTACGGCCTTGTTCCAAGCCATGTACCAGGTTTTACATACACTAGTTTAGAACAAGAGGCCCACGTGCTAAACGGCGATAAAGCCTTAAAGTGTTATAGAAACGAAACAATGAATCGCCTGCacaaatgtaattatctagtaaCTGGTTCCCGAACAATGCAAGTTTCAGTGGATATATGGTCGGAAATGACTAAACAGTACGAAAAggtaaaagaaaatgaaaaagctGTGAGTTCGACAATCAATCATGAAACGATAATTCGCCCAGCCGACAAACTTTTGGCAGTCAAAGGGAACCGTACAGTAGCCCCCGAAGACCTGACAGCTATATCACCAAATCCGGACCTGATCGCCAAAATCAACGCCTCATCGGATGTCCAATATCCAGTGACTTTTAAAGGATTTTATCTGATTGAAAATCCAGAATTATGTTCATCTGTGCCTGATTTGACCGTCTTAATCATTGTTCATACCGCTCCAATCCATTTTGAAAGGCGCAATGTAATGAGAAAAACTTGGACTAATGATACGCATTATAAATCCTTAGGAAATGTAAGAACATTGTTCCTTCTCGGTACCGTAAATGACAAAACGGTTCAGACAGAATTGGAAAACGAATTCAAAAAACACCAAGACATCTTACAAGGAGATTTCGTCGATGCTTTCAAGAATCTTACACATAAAGGTGTGATGGGGTACCGTTGGGTTTCCGAGTGGTGCCGGAACGCTAAATACATCCTGAAAGTTGACGATAATATCGTTGTTCATATGTTCAGATTATTTACTAAAGTTATtccaaaatatacaaacaaaacgaAACAAATCCTATGCAATCATATTTTACCAGGAACTATGCTCATCATTCGGGAAAAGAAAAGCCAGTGGTATGTAAATGAAAACCATTTTAAGGGACAGAAATTTTATCCTGAATATTGCAGCGGGTTTCTGGTCCTCTTTTCTAATGACGTTATTCCAGCAATATTCAAAGCCGCATCGGTGACGCCCTTTTTCTGGGTGGATAACGTGTATTTGTACGGCCTTGCGCCAAGCCATGTACCAGGAATCACATACAATGGTTTAGATAAAAAAGACCACATGCTTGACGGCGACAAGGCCCTGAAGTGctatagaaacaaaacattgaataacCAGCATAATTGTAATTTTCTTGTTACTGGTTCCCAAACAGTACAAGTGTCAGTCGAAATATGGTCGGAAATGACTAAACAGTACAAACAAgagaaagtagaacattttgaAGTAGATTTGCCTTCGACAATCAAATACAAAACGACGAAGGATTCTGAATGA